The following proteins are co-located in the Fimbriiglobus ruber genome:
- a CDS encoding DUF1559 domain-containing protein has translation MKIRRGYTLIELLVAIAIIGVLIGLLLPAIQKVREAAIRMACQNKLKHMGLACLTYYDAKGVFPPAFMYTPLLSLPLVQTPAYDRIAPNFFINFNEPGWGWAVYLLPYIEQNAMYNLLTFTASNNSVVNQGPREMPMPIYTCPADSSTGLFPLYNTNGQFIVNASTISYAACFGADGTLNATPDAGTGVYYRNSATKIMDITDGASQTIALGERGAMFIQCPWIGAISMAMVQTTPNAPVSRSEIQPPTVMAMARVGHHLLNDPMSEPYDYFSPHGTIVNFVYVDGSVHPLTINTDLTVLQALGTRAGGDIVNADW, from the coding sequence ATGAAGATCCGACGCGGTTACACGCTCATCGAACTTCTCGTCGCGATCGCGATCATCGGCGTCCTGATCGGCCTCCTCCTCCCGGCCATCCAAAAGGTCCGCGAGGCGGCTATCCGGATGGCGTGCCAGAACAAGCTCAAACACATGGGGCTGGCCTGCCTCACGTATTACGACGCCAAGGGGGTTTTTCCCCCGGCTTTCATGTACACCCCCTTGCTCTCCCTGCCGCTCGTACAAACCCCGGCCTACGACCGCATCGCGCCGAATTTCTTCATCAACTTCAACGAACCCGGGTGGGGGTGGGCGGTTTACCTGCTGCCGTACATTGAACAAAACGCGATGTACAACCTGCTCACCTTCACGGCCAGCAACAACAGTGTGGTCAACCAGGGTCCGCGTGAAATGCCGATGCCGATTTACACCTGCCCGGCCGACTCTTCGACGGGCCTGTTTCCACTGTACAACACCAACGGGCAGTTCATCGTTAACGCGTCGACGATCAGTTACGCGGCTTGCTTCGGCGCCGACGGCACCCTGAACGCTACCCCGGACGCGGGCACGGGCGTGTACTACCGGAACAGCGCGACCAAGATCATGGACATCACCGACGGTGCGAGCCAGACGATCGCCCTCGGTGAGCGGGGCGCGATGTTCATCCAGTGTCCGTGGATCGGGGCGATCAGCATGGCCATGGTCCAGACCACTCCGAACGCCCCCGTCTCCCGCTCCGAGATCCAACCGCCGACGGTGATGGCGATGGCCCGGGTCGGACATCACCTCCTCAACGACCCGATGAGCGAGCCCTACGACTACTTTTCGCCGCACGGCACGATCGTCAATTTTGTCTACGTAGACGGGTCGGTTCATCCGCTCACGATTAACACGGATCTCACAGTGCTCCAGGCTCTCGGAACCCGGGCCGGGGGCGACATCGTCAACGCCGACTGGTGA
- a CDS encoding Gfo/Idh/MocA family oxidoreductase yields MRGCVTVSQVTAGRKNSIRFEVAGSRSALAWDGEAPNTLHVGYRNRANEAAIRDPALLSATARSFADYPGGHAEGFPDTFKQLFRAVYADIAAGRKSPAPLYATFADGHREVLLCEAILRSHRENRWVVL; encoded by the coding sequence ATCCGCGGGTGTGTGACCGTGTCACAAGTGACGGCCGGGCGTAAAAACTCGATCCGGTTCGAGGTCGCAGGGAGCCGGTCGGCCCTCGCGTGGGACGGCGAAGCCCCGAACACCCTTCACGTCGGATACCGCAACCGGGCGAACGAAGCCGCGATTCGCGACCCCGCTCTCCTGTCCGCCACCGCGCGATCGTTCGCCGATTATCCGGGCGGGCACGCGGAAGGCTTCCCGGACACCTTCAAACAACTTTTCCGCGCGGTCTATGCTGACATCGCGGCGGGCCGCAAGTCGCCGGCGCCGCTGTACGCGACGTTTGCCGACGGTCACCGCGAGGTTCTTCTGTGCGAGGCGATCTTGCGCAGCCACCGGGAAAACCGGTGGGTCGTGCTGTGA
- a CDS encoding Gfo/Idh/MocA family protein gives MHSIGAAVVGTGFIGPVHVEALRRLGHVVVGVLGSTPAKSRAAAEALGVPNGYASFDELLADPSVRVVHLASPNRAHFEQCQAAIAAGKHVICEKPLAMTAEETAELVALAAAADVVTAVNYNVRFYPLVLDARERIRSGAVGDLFHVTGSYLQDWLLYPTDYNWRVSAADGGALCAVADIGTHWLDLACFITGLEIEAVCADLSTVHPVRQKPAGGVRRLQGRPAARAARVFRSRPRITGRFSYASAEESAGV, from the coding sequence ATGCATTCGATCGGGGCGGCCGTCGTAGGGACTGGGTTTATTGGTCCCGTTCACGTCGAAGCCCTGCGGCGGTTGGGCCATGTCGTGGTCGGCGTTCTCGGGTCGACGCCGGCCAAGAGCCGGGCGGCGGCGGAAGCCCTCGGCGTACCCAACGGGTACGCGTCGTTCGACGAGTTACTGGCAGACCCGTCGGTGCGGGTGGTCCACCTCGCGTCGCCGAATCGGGCACATTTCGAGCAATGTCAGGCGGCGATCGCGGCCGGCAAGCACGTGATCTGCGAGAAGCCGCTGGCAATGACGGCCGAGGAAACGGCCGAACTGGTCGCACTGGCGGCGGCCGCGGATGTCGTGACCGCGGTCAATTACAACGTGCGGTTTTACCCGCTCGTTCTCGACGCCCGCGAGCGCATTCGAAGCGGCGCGGTCGGTGACCTTTTTCACGTCACCGGCTCGTACCTCCAGGACTGGCTACTTTACCCAACCGACTACAACTGGCGGGTGTCCGCGGCCGACGGCGGCGCCCTCTGCGCCGTCGCCGACATCGGCACGCACTGGCTCGACCTCGCGTGCTTTATCACGGGTCTGGAAATCGAAGCCGTGTGCGCGGACCTCTCGACGGTCCATCCCGTCCGCCAAAAGCCGGCTGGCGGGGTGAGACGTTTACAGGGTCGGCCGGCGGCAAGGGCGGCGAGAGTGTTCCGGTCGCGACCGAGGATTACGGGTCGATTCTCTTACGCTTCCGCGGAGGAATCCGCGGGTGTGTGA